A window of the Brassica napus cultivar Da-Ae chromosome A2, Da-Ae, whole genome shotgun sequence genome harbors these coding sequences:
- the LOC106353890 gene encoding titin, with product MSPGQGKLPSDSIKVVPGRSKLRVESSNPVARGNPVPRPSKVKCIAPEEVIKLHSGVSKVPLPPASVSSRPYKPARRAFESQRPKPTRAAFESQRREPVRPSFESSRPPKPFPAIFESQRPKPALATFEAPRHVPDRPIFKPPRPVPPRPTYEPPRPVPARPAPGLRKEIVCGLRAASSMNPTTVRQRTNPTSLSQPRTVELPPSPRALQTRSRVKLPPSPRAFQIPSRVRQQDTTDATIHTIQETVVEAGDKAKDHGPKETSRSTSKERISELLLYRPALLPTWKGRMVDSTTLFPEFDCQFWANPPSNISRKALRLSMAMPIFLEVELVPTGRILNNVLFGRIPKLSDVELYFFLDEKETVRSKGERAHLFETMASRKAMIKASVNGTELLIFSSTLLDKTSQFFIKKQHKTENYLWGFFLHNKNSQAHVPGTSHHLDDGNVVDMDIDPEDQKTLGLTLQPIAVSQSTSSSLPPGFRMIWTPTSSRPC from the exons ATGAGTCCTGGTCAAGGCAAGCTGCCTTCAGATTCGATCAAAGTGGTCCCTGGAAGGAGTAAATTGCGGGTTGAATCTTCAAACCCGGTTGCTAGAGGGAATCCAGTACCTAGACCTTCAAAGGTGAAGTGTATCGCTCCAGAGGAAGTTATAAAACTACATTCTGGTGTCAGTAAAGTGCCTCTTCCTCCAGCTTCTGTGTCATCAAGACCTTATAAGCCTGCTCGTCGAGCTTTTGAATCACAAAGACCTAAGCCTACTCGTGCAGCTTTTGAATCACAAAGACGTGAGCCTGTTCGTCCATCTTTTGAATCATCAAGACCACCTAAGCCTTTTCCTGCAATTTTTGAATCACAAAGACCTAAGCCTGCTCTTGCTACTTTTGAAGCACCGAGACATGTCCCGGATCGTCCAATTTTTAAACCACCAAGACCTGTCCCACCTCGTCCCACTTATGAACCACCAAGACCTGTCCCTGCCCGTCCTGCACCAGGTTTGAGAAAAGAAATTGTGTGTGGTCTTCGAGCTGCTTCGAGTATGAATCCAACAACAGTGAGACAGAGAACCAATCCAACAAGTCTCTCTCAACCTAGGACGGTTGAGCTTCCTCCTAGTCCACGTGCTTTGCAGACTCGTTCAAGAGTGAAGCTTCCTCCTAGTCCACGTGCTTTTCAGATTCCTTCAAGAGTTCGACAACAAGATACTACTGATgcaacaatacatacaatacaag agacAGTTGTGGAAGCTGGTGATAAAGCTAAAGATCATGGTCCCAAGGAGACAAGTCGATCAACATCTAAAGAAAGGATCTCAGAGCTACTTCTATACCGACCAGCTTTGCTCCCTACTTGGAA GGGACGCATGGTGGATTCCACCACGCTTTTTCCTGAGTTTGACTGCCAGTTTTGGGCTAATCCACCATCCAACATCAGCAGGAAAGCACTGAGACTCTCAATGGCGATGCCTATATTTCTCGAGGTGGAGCTGGTTCCTACAGGCCGTATTCTGAATAATGTGTTGTTTGGTAGAATCCCAAAGCTATCAGATGTGgaattatactttttcttaGATGAGAAGGAAACAGTAAG GTCTAAAGGGGAACGTGCTCATCTATTTGAGACCATGGCGTCTCGCAAGGCTATGATCAAAGCTAGTGTAAACGGCACAGAGTTGTTGATATTCTCCTCAACACTACTGGACAAGACCTCCCAGT TTTTCATCAAGAAGCAGCATAAAACAGAAAACTATCTTTGGGGTTTCTTCCTCCATAACAAAAACTCACAAGCACATGTTCCAGGAACTTCTCATCACCTTGATGATGGCAATGTTGTTGACATGGACATAGACCCTGAAGACCAGAAGACTCTAGGGCTAACTCTCCAGCCAATTGCAGTATCACAAAGCACTTCCTCAAGTTTACCTCCTGGTTTTAGGATGATATGGACACCAACCTCCTCAAGGCCTTGTTGA
- the LOC106353896 gene encoding histone deacetylase 5, translated as MAGESRKRKVGLLYDERMCKHDTPDGDDHPECPNRIKAIWEMLQRTGLAQRCVVLGGSKAEDKHLQLVHTKEHVNLVKSLSTKKKDSRRNKIASKLDSIYLNGGSSEAAYLAAGSVVEVAEKVAEGELDCGFAIVRPPGHHAEADEAMGFCLFNNVAVAASYLLNQRPDLGVKKILIVDWDVHHGNGTQKMFWKDPRVLVFSVHRHDGGSFYPTGDDGDYDKVGEGAGEGFNINVPWEQGRRCGDEDYIAVWDHILIPVTKEFNPDLIFLSAGFDAAIGDPRGGCFVTPYGYSVMLKKLMEFAQGKIVMALEGGYNLGSVAKSSLACVQVLLEEKQIQDSFEEYPYESTCRVIEAVRKRLCAYWPSLADELPWEAKTPSSPVKHLSLFVHFLHCLLNFASAQTSLFKTSSSTVVVATTEKKF; from the exons ATGGCCGGCGAATCAAGAAAGAGAAAGGTTGGTCTTTTATACGACGAGAGGATGTGCAAACACGACACACCTGACGGTGATGACCATCCCGAGTGTCCTAATCGCATCAAAGCTATCTGGGAGATGCTTCAGCGCACTGGTCTCGCTCAAAG ATGTGTGGTTCTTGGTGGTAGCAAAGCGGAAGATAAGCATCTTCAACTGGTTCACACAAAGGAACATGTTAATTTAGTTAAGAGTTTAAGCACAAAGAAGAAAGATTCTCGGAGAAACAAGATTGCTTCGAAGTTGGATTCAATATATCTTAATGGAGGCTCATCAGAAGCGGCGTATCTTGCAGCTGGATCTGTTGTGGAG GTGGCAGAGAAAGTTGCAGAAGGAGAATTAGATTGTGGCTTTGCTATTGTTAGACCACCAGGGCACCATGCTGAGGCAGATGAAGCCATGGGGTTCTGTCTATTCAACAATGTTGCAGTTGCGGCTAGTTATTTACTAAACCAAAGA CCAGATCTAGGTGTCAAGAAAATTCTGATTGTTGATTGGGATGTTCATCACGGAAACGGTACACAGAAGATGTTCTGGAAAGATCCTCGTGTACTAGTGTTCTCTGTTCATAG GCATGATGGTGGAAGCTTCTATCCAACGGGAGATGATGGAGATTATGACAAGGTTGGGGAAGGAGCAGGGGAAGGGTTTAACATAAACGTTCCATGGGAGCAAGGAAGAAGATGTGGAGATGAAGATTATATTGCTGTATGGGACCATATCTTGATTCCTGTGACCAAAGAGTTTAATCCTgatcttatttttctttcagCTGGATTTGATGCAG CTATTGGTGATCCGCGTGGGGGTTGTTTTGTTACACCATATGGATATTCAGTTATGTTGAAGAAG CTGATGGAGTTTGCACAAGGAAAGATTGTGATGGCATTAGAGGGAGGGTACAATCTTGGGTCAGTTGCAAAGTCTTCACTGGCGTGTGTCCAAGTTTTGCTTGAAGAGAAACAAATTCAAGATTCCTTTGAAGAATACCCATATGAGTCTACATGTCGTGTCATAGAAGCG GTACGCAAGAGGCTATGCGCATACTGGCCTTCACTTGCAGATGAGTTACCGTGGGAGGCAAAAACTCCTAGTAGTCCAGTTAAGCACCTTTCTCTTTTTGTCCATTTTCTTCATTGTCTCCTTAACTTTGCTTCTGCACAAACTTCTTTATTCAAGACAAGCAGTAGTACTGTAGTAGTAGCGACGACGGAGAAGAAGTTCTAG
- the LOC106445272 gene encoding nuclear transport factor 2 isoform X2, with protein sequence MAHQEASTSPGAEVVGRAFVEQYYHILHQSPGLVHRFYQDSSLLTRPDVTGSVTTVTTMQAINEKIMSLKYEDYTAEIETADAQESYERGVIVLVTGCLTGSDNVRKRFSQTFFLAPQDKGYFVLNDVFRFLEEKDVTAHSGTTRDVQAPVEPERVVVSHEAEVEPEPVASVEEDVDNVAEVYDPCEKDEGVVVDAEPIQPPPQLSHSEVPSVPQGDPPKHSYASILKLMNSSPAPARVVARNKPRPAPVSTNQRPTATPPAVTEASGVENVPNSSNVDVEDDGHSIYVRNLPFDTTPTQLEEVFKSFGGIKHEGIQIRSNKQGFCFGFVEFETSSGKQSALEASPVTIGDRQVVLEEKKPNRGNSGGGGRGRYFGGRGGFRNESFKGGRGGGGGRGGYGRGEFSGRPKSSNTRSGGEGYQRVPQNGGGSGRGGGGGGRGGPRGGASS encoded by the exons ATGGCACATCAGGAAGCTAGCACTTCCCCTGGTGCTGAGGTTGTTGGACGTGCCTTTGTGGAGCAGTACTATCACATCCTCCACCAATCTCCCGGTTTAGTTCACCGGTTCTATCAAGATTCTAGCTTGTTAACCAGACCAGATGTTACCGGTTCTGTAACCACTGTCACAACTATGCAA GCGATCAACGAGAAGATTATGTCGTTGAAGTATGAAGACTACACGGCCGAGATAGAAACTGCTGATGCTCAGGAGTCTTATGAGAGAGGCGTTATTGTCTTGGTGACTGGATGCTTAACCGGGAGTGATAACGTGAGGAAGAGGTTTAGTCAGACTTTTTTCTTGGCTCCACAAGACAAGGGTTACTTTGTCTTGAACGATGTGTTTAGATTCCTTGAGGAGAAAGATGTGACAGCACACAGTGGAACCACCAGGGATGTTCAGGCACCTGTGGAGCCAG AACGTGTTGTTGTTAGTCATGAGGCTGAGGTGGAGCCTGAGCCAGTTGCTTCTGTTGAGGAAGATGTTGACAATGTGGCGGAGGTGTATGATCCTTGTGAGAAAGATGAAGGAGTTGTTGTTGACGCTGAGCCTATTCAGCCTCCACCTCAATTAAGTCACAGCGAAGTTCCATCAGTGCCTCAAGGAGATCCTCCTAAGCATTCATATGCTTCTATT CTCAAACTGATGAATAGCAGTCCAGCACCAGCACGTGTTGTTGCTCGGAACAAGCCAAGACCAGCTCCGGTTAGTACTAATCAGAGACCAACTGCTACTCCTCCTGCAGTAACCGAGGCTTCAGGTGTAGAGAATGTTCCAAACAGTAGCAATGTTGATGTGGAAG ATGATGGTCATTCGATTTATGTCCGAAACTTACCTTTTGACACTACACCAACACAACTTGAAGAGGTGTTCAAGAGCTTTGGTGGTATCAAGCATGAAGGGATTCAAATCAGAAGCAATAAG CAAGGTTTCTGTTTTGGTTTTGTGGAGTTTGAAACATCTAGCGGCAAGCAGAGTGCACTTGAG GCCTCGCCGGTTACAATTGGTGATCGGCAAGTTGTTTTAGAGGAGAAGAAACCAAACAGAG GCAACAGTGGAGGTGGTGGTAGGGGAAGGTACTTTGGAGGAAGAGGAGGTTTCAGAAACGAAAGTTTCAAAGGAGGacgtggtggtggaggaggaagaggaggttaTGGTAGAGGTGAGTTTTCTGGTAGACCAAAGAGCTCAAACACACGGAGTGGAGGAGAAGGTTACCAAAGAGTTCCTCAAAACGGAGGAGGCAGTGGAAgaggaggtggaggaggaggacgtGGCGGGCCTCGCGGTGGTGCTTCATCTTGA
- the LOC111209515 gene encoding uncharacterized protein LOC111209515 → MKRRNVNEDQPESSLLSSMKGMQESRETCEICGSVGIAGLMMVCFKCRDTREHTYCAKVLFVPYVPHIWICEACRSSSRILLIPGVAEDQMDSETGVLDHTSDPKITHSSRVDDHDTAMLRTNGMEEVVDCGKALQPHTSPLAKVTSSVLNDSSQDNEQHQPKKRKTFQLMGIQITL, encoded by the exons atgaaaagaagaaaCGTAAACGAAGATCAACCTGAGAGTTCGCTTCTTTCCTCAATGAAAGGGATGCAAGAATCGAGA GAGACGTGTGAGATATGTGGAAGTGTGGGCATTGCGGGTTTGATGATGGTATGCTTCAAGTGCAGAGATACTCGCGAGCATAC tTATTGCGCAAAGGTGTTGTTTGTACCATATGTCCCTCACATTTGGATATGTGAAGCGTGCCGTTCATCATCTCGCATATTGCTCATACCTGGTGTTGCTGAGGATCAAATGGATTCAGAAACCGGTGTTCTTGATCATACCTCAGATCCAAAGATCACTCACAGTTCCAGAGTAGATGATCATGACACTGCCATGTTAAGAACTAATGGTATGGAAGAAGTTGTAGATTGCGGAAAGGCTTTGCAGCCACATACAAGTCCACTAG CTAAAGTAACTTCCTCGGTACTCAATGACTCATCTCAAGACAACGAGCAGCATCAACCAAAAAAACGCAAGACGTTTCAGTTGATGGGCATACAGATCACTCTCTGA
- the LOC106445272 gene encoding nuclear transport factor 2 isoform X1, with translation MAHQEASTSPGAEVVGRAFVEQYYHILHQSPGLVHRFYQDSSLLTRPDVTGSVTTVTTMQAINEKIMSLKYEDYTAEIETADAQESYERGVIVLVTGCLTGSDNVRKRFSQTFFLAPQDKGYFVLNDVFRFLEEKDVTAHSGTTRDVQAPVEPERVVVSHEAEVEPEPVASVEEDVDNVAEVYDPCEKDEGVVVDAEPIQPPPQLSHSEVPSVPQGDPPKHSYASILKLMNSSPAPARVVARNKPRPAPVSTNQRPTATPPAVTEASGVENVPNSSNVDVEDDGHSIYVRNLPFDTTPTQLEEVFKSFGGIKHEGIQIRSNKQQGFCFGFVEFETSSGKQSALEASPVTIGDRQVVLEEKKPNRGNSGGGGRGRYFGGRGGFRNESFKGGRGGGGGRGGYGRGEFSGRPKSSNTRSGGEGYQRVPQNGGGSGRGGGGGGRGGPRGGASS, from the exons ATGGCACATCAGGAAGCTAGCACTTCCCCTGGTGCTGAGGTTGTTGGACGTGCCTTTGTGGAGCAGTACTATCACATCCTCCACCAATCTCCCGGTTTAGTTCACCGGTTCTATCAAGATTCTAGCTTGTTAACCAGACCAGATGTTACCGGTTCTGTAACCACTGTCACAACTATGCAA GCGATCAACGAGAAGATTATGTCGTTGAAGTATGAAGACTACACGGCCGAGATAGAAACTGCTGATGCTCAGGAGTCTTATGAGAGAGGCGTTATTGTCTTGGTGACTGGATGCTTAACCGGGAGTGATAACGTGAGGAAGAGGTTTAGTCAGACTTTTTTCTTGGCTCCACAAGACAAGGGTTACTTTGTCTTGAACGATGTGTTTAGATTCCTTGAGGAGAAAGATGTGACAGCACACAGTGGAACCACCAGGGATGTTCAGGCACCTGTGGAGCCAG AACGTGTTGTTGTTAGTCATGAGGCTGAGGTGGAGCCTGAGCCAGTTGCTTCTGTTGAGGAAGATGTTGACAATGTGGCGGAGGTGTATGATCCTTGTGAGAAAGATGAAGGAGTTGTTGTTGACGCTGAGCCTATTCAGCCTCCACCTCAATTAAGTCACAGCGAAGTTCCATCAGTGCCTCAAGGAGATCCTCCTAAGCATTCATATGCTTCTATT CTCAAACTGATGAATAGCAGTCCAGCACCAGCACGTGTTGTTGCTCGGAACAAGCCAAGACCAGCTCCGGTTAGTACTAATCAGAGACCAACTGCTACTCCTCCTGCAGTAACCGAGGCTTCAGGTGTAGAGAATGTTCCAAACAGTAGCAATGTTGATGTGGAAG ATGATGGTCATTCGATTTATGTCCGAAACTTACCTTTTGACACTACACCAACACAACTTGAAGAGGTGTTCAAGAGCTTTGGTGGTATCAAGCATGAAGGGATTCAAATCAGAAGCAATAAG CAGCAAGGTTTCTGTTTTGGTTTTGTGGAGTTTGAAACATCTAGCGGCAAGCAGAGTGCACTTGAG GCCTCGCCGGTTACAATTGGTGATCGGCAAGTTGTTTTAGAGGAGAAGAAACCAAACAGAG GCAACAGTGGAGGTGGTGGTAGGGGAAGGTACTTTGGAGGAAGAGGAGGTTTCAGAAACGAAAGTTTCAAAGGAGGacgtggtggtggaggaggaagaggaggttaTGGTAGAGGTGAGTTTTCTGGTAGACCAAAGAGCTCAAACACACGGAGTGGAGGAGAAGGTTACCAAAGAGTTCCTCAAAACGGAGGAGGCAGTGGAAgaggaggtggaggaggaggacgtGGCGGGCCTCGCGGTGGTGCTTCATCTTGA
- the LOC106445174 gene encoding DEAD-box ATP-dependent RNA helicase 10: MEEESEVVKTFAELGVREELVKACERLGWNNPSKIQAEALPYALEGKDVIGLAQTGSGKTGAFALPILQALLEYVNNAEPKKGRRPDPAFFACVLSPTRELAIQIAEQFEALGSDISLRCAVLVGGIDRMQQTIALGKRPHVIVATPGRLWDHMSDTKGFSLKTLKYLVLDEADRLLNEDFEKSLNQILEEIPRDRKTYLFSATMTKKVRKLQRACLRNPVKIEAASKYSTVDTLKQQYRFVAAKYKDCYLVYILTEMPDSTSMIFTRTCDGTRFMALMLRSLGFRAIPISGQMTQSKRLGALNKFKAGECNILVCTDVASRGLDIPSVDMVINYDIPTNSKDYIHRVGRTARAGRSGVGISLVNQYELEWYLQIEKLIGKKLPEYPAEEDEVLSLLERVSEAKKLSAMNMKESGGRNKRRGEDDEESERFLGGGNKGGNKGDKKSSKKFKR, translated from the exons atggagGAAGAGAGCGAAGTGGTGAAGACGTTCGCAGAGCTCGGCGTTCGCGAGGAGCTCGTGAAAGCTTGCGAGAGGTTAGGATGGAACAACCCTTCAAAGATTCAAGCCGAAGCTCTTCCTTATGCTCTCGAAG GGAAGGATGTGATTGGACTTGCGCAAACCGGTTCAGGCAAAACCGGAGCCTTTGCTTTGCCTATATTGCAAGCGCTTCTTGAGTATGTTAATAACGCTGAGCCTAAGAAAGGGCGTAGACCTGATCCTGCTTTCTTCGCTTGTGTTTTGTCTCCAACtcg AGAGCTAGCAATCCAGATTGCTGAGCAGTTTGAAGCTCTAGGATCTGATATAAGTCTTAGGTGTGCTGTG CTTGTTGGAGGTATAGACAGGATGCAACAAACTATAGCTCTTGGGAAACGGCCTCATGTTATT GTTGCAACACCTGGTCGTCTTTGGGATCATATGTCTGACACTAAAGGCTTTTCTCTGAAGACGTTGAAGTATCTG GTTCTTGATGAAGCAGATAGACTGTTGAATGAAGATTTTGAGAAGTCTCTGAACCAGATTTTGGAAGAGATCCCTCGTGACCGTAAAACATATCTATTTTCAGCAACTATGACTAAAAAG GTTCGGAAACTTCAAAGAGCATGCTTAAGGAATCCTGTCAAG ATAGAAGCTGCCTCCAAATACTCCACAGTTGATACTCTTAAACAGCAGTATCGGTTTGTTGCTGCTAAATACAAG GATTGCTACCTTGTGTACATTCTCACTGAAATGCCTGACTCAACATCAATGATATTCACCAGAACTTGTGATGGTACTCGTTTCATGGCCTTGATGCTTCGGAGCCTTGGTTTCAGAGCCATTCCCATCAGTGGTCAAATGACTCAG TCAAAGAGACTAGGAGCATTGAATAAGTTCAAAGCAGGGGAATGCAACATCTTGGTTTGCACTGATGTGGCTAGTAGAGGGCTTGATATCCCATCTGTTGATATGGTTATCAACTATGACATCCCCACAAATTCAAAG GATTACATTCATAGAGTGGGAAGAACCGCTCGTGCTGGACGTTCTGGTGTTGGGATATCACTTGTAAACCAGTATGAGCTGGAATGGTACTTACAAATTGAAAAACTCATAG GCAAGAAACTACCAGAGTATCCAGCTGAGGAAGATGAAGTGTTGTCATTGTTGGAGAGAGTTTCAGAAGCTAAAAAACTATCTGCAAtg AATATGAAAGAGTCAGGAGGTAGGAacaagagaagaggagaagatgatgaagagagTGAGAGGTTCTTGGGAGGTGGTAACAAAGGAGGCAACAAGGGAGATAAGAAGTCTTCAAAGAAGTTCAAACGATAA
- the LOC106369973 gene encoding transcription factor TCP5-like: MRARYCEEDEIQANQERDHNHQLNLNSMFQPQNQPSSVPTSRQWTSAFRNPRIVRVSRTFGGKDRHSKVCTVRGLRDRRIRLSVPTAIQVYDLQDRLGLSQPSKVIDWLLEAAKYDVDELPPLQFPQGFNQMYPSLIFGESSSTSAASAFPGTNLGFLESWDLGGSSSRTRTRIADTTTTPRESFDLDKGKWIKQDENSNHQDHGFDTSHQNFSLTNPYNNSNASSYYNLGHLQNSLDQSGNNVTVAIPNVPYNNNLNLPPPPTMSSLFPMYPSFLGASHHVVDGAGNLQLFSSNANRNNR, from the exons ATGAGAGCAAGATACTGCGAAGAAGATGAgattcaagcaaatcaagaaAGAGATCATAATCatcaattaaatttaaacaGCATGTTCCAGCCGCAGAATCAGCCAAGTTCAGTACCAACATCGAGGCAATGGACCTCAGCTTTTAGGAATCCAAGAATCGTACGAGTTTCAAGAACTTTTGGTGGCAAAGACAGACACAGCAAAGTCTGCACAGTCCGTGGCCTTAGAGACCGGAGGATAAGGTTGTCCGTACCAACAGCGATTCAGGTTTACGACCTTCAAGATAGATTAGGGCTGAGTCAGCCAAGCAAAGTCATTGATTGGTTGCTGGAAGCAGCAAAATATGACGTAGACGAGCTCCCTCCTTTACAATTCCCACAAGGGTTTAACCAAATGTATCCAAGTCTCATCTTCGGAGAATCATCATCAACCTCAGCAGCATCAGCATTTCCag GTACCAATTTAGGTTTCTTGGAAAGTTGGGATCTCGGGGGCTCTtcttcaagaacaagaacaagaattGCTGATACTACAACAACACCGCGAGAGAGTTTTGATCTAGATAAAGggaaatggatcaaacaagatGAGAATAGTAATCATCAAGATCATGGTTTCGACACTAGCCATCAAAATTTCTCTCTGACCAATCCTTACAACAACAGCAATGCTTCCTCTTACTACAACCTCGGACATCTTCAAAACTCGCTAGACCAATCCGGTAATAACGTTACTGTCGCAATACCTAATGTTCCTTATAATAATAATCTCAATTTGCCTCCTCCTCCGACAATGAGCTCTCTATTTCCGATGTATCCTTCGTTCCTCGGAGCTTCTCATCATGTCGTTGATGGAGCTGGGAATCTACAGCTCTTTAGCTCCAATGCTAATCGCAACAACAGATGA
- the LOC111203268 gene encoding uncharacterized protein LOC111203268 — protein sequence MVYKRKVKEYKRSGSSSSSSREESVTNYEEKEPCDRCGSNANEDWMLTCFNCKVAGMHIYCGKEHFKTVPDKWICEKCRTSIRVLFIKRGFAKGPNDTGNSIRLNRAYNTGRALEASILVMKTPRLNQKEKDSKSNQQPDSNTPSDSERDV from the exons ATGGTGTACAAAAGAAAAGTAAAGGAGTACAAAAGAAGCggttcgtcttcttcttcttctagagaGGAAAGCGTTACCAACTATGAG GAGAAGGAGCCCTGTGACAGGTGCGGAAGTAATGCAAATGAAGATTGGATGCTGACTTGCTTCAACTGCAAAGTCGCAGGAATGCATAT TTATTGCGGAAAGGAGCATTTTAAAACTGTACCTGACAAGTGGATATGTGAAAAGTGCCGTACCTCAATTCGTGTACTCTTCATTAAGCGTGGGTTTGCTAAAGGTCCTAATGACACTGGTAACTCGATTCGTCTTAATCGTGCGTATAACACTGGAAGAGCACTGGAAGCGAGCATTCTGGTAATGAAGACTCCGCGattaaaccaaaaagaaaaagactcaAAGAGTAATCAACAGCCAGACTCAAACACGCCCTCTGATTCAGAGAGAGATGTGTAG